Proteins encoded within one genomic window of Halobacteroides halobius DSM 5150:
- a CDS encoding glycoside hydrolase family 127 protein, whose protein sequence is MTLKSISVKDVDINGGLLGEKNELVREKVIPYQWQALNDELPNTEPSHAIENFKIAAGEAEGEFKGMVFQDSDVAKWLEAVAYQLATNPDSELEKTADEVIDLIAKAQQPDGYLNTYYIIEAPDKRWQDLEECHELYCAGHMIEAAVAYYQATGKKKLLDVVCRFADHIDQTFGPQEDKLQGYPGHQEIELALVKLYRVTDEERYLNLAKFFIDERGKEPHYFDLEWEERGKTTYWPDFRSLTEDKTYHQSDRPVREQEVAKGHAVRAVYMYSGMADIAAETGDQSLVEACERLWANTTQKQMYITGGIGSSGYGEAFSFDYDLPNDTAYAETCAAIGLMFWAHRMLHLDLDSQYADVMERALYNGVLSGMSQDGEKFFYVNPLEVWPEACEERKDKEHVKPTRQKWFGCACCPPNIARLLASIGEYIYSTDEQAAYIHLYTASVTEFEIDGTSVELDQETDYPWDENITITVNPREEVEFTLALRIPDWCESAELKVNGRTLELDSIIDNGYVEVNRSWSKGDQIELVLAMPVKRVYSNPKLRENVGKVALQRGPIIYCLEEADNGNNLPAISLPQDKELTVEYKDDLLDGVTVIKGQGYKIANSEDKLYSTTDYQKEPIKIKAVPYFAWDNRELGEMLVWLREGN, encoded by the coding sequence ATGACACTTAAATCTATTTCAGTTAAAGATGTTGATATCAATGGTGGATTATTAGGAGAAAAGAATGAATTAGTGCGAGAAAAAGTAATTCCTTATCAATGGCAGGCTTTAAATGATGAACTACCTAATACAGAACCAAGTCATGCAATTGAAAATTTTAAGATTGCGGCAGGTGAGGCAGAAGGAGAATTTAAAGGTATGGTCTTTCAGGATAGTGATGTAGCTAAGTGGTTAGAGGCTGTTGCTTATCAGCTAGCTACTAATCCTGACTCTGAACTAGAGAAAACTGCTGATGAGGTAATTGATTTAATTGCTAAAGCTCAGCAACCAGATGGTTATTTAAATACTTATTACATTATTGAAGCACCAGACAAGAGATGGCAGGATTTAGAAGAATGTCATGAGTTATATTGTGCTGGTCATATGATAGAGGCTGCAGTAGCTTACTATCAGGCGACAGGAAAGAAAAAACTATTAGATGTAGTTTGTCGTTTTGCCGATCATATAGATCAGACATTTGGCCCTCAAGAGGATAAATTACAAGGTTATCCGGGTCATCAAGAGATTGAGTTGGCTTTAGTTAAGCTTTATCGAGTTACTGATGAGGAAAGATATCTTAACCTAGCTAAGTTCTTTATAGATGAACGGGGAAAAGAACCTCATTACTTTGATCTTGAATGGGAAGAAAGAGGAAAAACTACTTATTGGCCTGATTTTAGAAGTTTGACAGAAGATAAAACTTATCATCAGTCAGATCGGCCAGTCAGAGAACAGGAAGTAGCTAAAGGTCATGCCGTACGGGCAGTTTATATGTATAGTGGGATGGCTGATATAGCAGCTGAAACTGGCGACCAATCACTAGTTGAGGCTTGTGAAAGGTTATGGGCCAACACTACTCAAAAACAGATGTATATTACTGGCGGAATAGGTTCAAGTGGTTATGGTGAAGCTTTTAGCTTTGATTATGACTTACCTAATGATACAGCTTATGCCGAGACTTGTGCAGCTATTGGTCTTATGTTTTGGGCCCATAGAATGTTACATCTTGATTTAGATAGTCAATATGCAGATGTAATGGAAAGAGCTTTGTATAATGGAGTTTTAAGTGGCATGTCTCAGGATGGAGAAAAGTTTTTCTATGTTAATCCACTAGAAGTTTGGCCCGAAGCTTGTGAGGAGCGAAAGGATAAAGAACATGTTAAGCCTACTCGACAAAAGTGGTTTGGCTGTGCTTGTTGTCCACCTAATATAGCCCGGTTACTGGCTTCAATTGGAGAGTACATCTACTCTACAGATGAGCAAGCTGCCTATATTCATTTATATACTGCTAGTGTAACAGAATTTGAAATTGATGGTACTAGTGTAGAACTAGATCAAGAGACTGATTATCCATGGGATGAAAATATAACTATTACAGTTAATCCGAGAGAAGAGGTTGAGTTTACATTGGCCCTTAGAATTCCTGACTGGTGTGAAAGTGCAGAACTTAAAGTTAATGGAAGGACTTTAGAACTTGATTCAATTATAGATAATGGTTATGTAGAAGTTAATAGATCGTGGAGTAAAGGAGACCAAATTGAATTAGTCCTGGCAATGCCTGTAAAAAGAGTTTATTCTAATCCTAAGCTTCGTGAGAATGTTGGTAAAGTAGCTCTACAACGAGGGCCAATAATCTACTGTCTTGAAGAAGCGGATAATGGTAATAATCTACCTGCTATTTCTTTGCCTCAGGATAAAGAGTTAACAGTAGAATATAAAGACGATCTATTAGATGGAGTAACAGTTATTAAAGGACAAGGTTATAAGATTGCTAATAGTGAAGATAAACTTTATAGTACAACTGACTATCAGAAAGAACCAATTAAAATTAAAGCAGTGCCTTATTTTGCTTGGGATAATAGAGAGTTAGGAGAGATGTTAGTGTGGCTTCGAGAAGGAAACTAA